From one Chanodichthys erythropterus isolate Z2021 chromosome 3, ASM2448905v1, whole genome shotgun sequence genomic stretch:
- the LOC137012543 gene encoding cytochrome P450 3A40-like yields MIDLSSLSVTWSLVVLVITLLFIYGVWPHGFFKKLGIPGPRPWPFVGTLLSYTKGLCNFDMECAKKYGKVWGIYDGRLPILMVTDLEMIKAIMVKDCYSTFTNRRIRKVDLAGPFGDGIIMVRDEKWKRIRSSLSPYFTSGRLKEIFPIAVTHADRFIKNMQKRDHEQPVKIKEVFAPYSLDVVTSSSFSVDIDSINNPDDPFVINIKKFVQFNVFSPLFLLILMFPSFAILLSKLGITLLSKSSMDFFYSVLRKIKDEHKESDGRVDFLKLMIQNQIPDDQAKDDTSEQPAKGLTDHEILSQSFVFILGGYETTSTTLTFLLYNLVTNPDSLEKLVEEIDTNFPPDTPITYDALMKMDYLEMAINESMRLLPTAPRLERSCKKTVEINGVTIPKDTLVGIPTYVLCRDPQLWDSPDEFRPERFSPENKSEVNQYAFLPFGLGPRNCIGMRFALMIMKLLVVKLLQNFTVETCKETQIPLELNVMFQPKVPITLKFKPRSHKEKQ; encoded by the exons ATGATTGACCTCTCATCTCTGTCTGTGACCTGGAGTCTGGTGGTTCTGGTCATAACTCTCCTGTTtat TTACGGTGTTTGGCCACATGGATTTTTCAAAAAACTGGGAATTCCAGGACCAAGACCTTGGCCTTTCGTTGGCACACTTCTCTCATACACTAAA GGTTTGTGTAATTTTGATATGGAGTGTGCTAAGAAGTATGGAAAAGTTTGGGG GATTTATGATGGAAGACTCCCAATACTAATGGTCACTGACCTGGAAATGATCAAAGCAATTATGGTGAAAGATTGTTATTCTACCTTCACTAACAGAAGA ATTAGAAAAGTAGACCTGGCTGGCCCCTTTGGTGACGGTATTATTATGGTTAGAGATGAGAAATGGAAGAGAATCCGCAGTTCACTCTCCCCGTATTTCACAAGCGGACGACTGAAGGAG aTATTTCCCATAGCTGTGACACATGCAGATCGttttattaaaaacatgcaaaagcGAGACCACGAGCAGCCAGTTAAAATAAAAGA AGTTTTCGCTCCATACAGTTTGGATGTCGTCACCAGCTCCTCCTTTAGCGTTGACATCGACTCCATAAACAACCCGGATGATCCTTTCGTTATTAACATCAAGAAGTTTGTCCAGTTTAATGTCTTCAGTCCTCTCTTTCTGCTAATAC ttatGTTTCCCTCTTTTGCAATTCTTTTGAGCAAATTGGGTATAACTCTTTTGTCGAAGTCGTCTATGGATTTTTTCTACAGTGTCCTGAGAAAGATTAAGGACGAGCACAAGGAATCAGAT GGTCGAGTAGATTTTCTCAAGCTCATGATCCAGAATCAAATCCCTGATGATCAAGCTAAGGACGATACAAGTGAACAACCAGCAAAAG GACTAACCGATCATGAGATTCTCTCCCAGTCCTTTGTTTTCATCCTCGGAGGTTATGAGACTACAAGCACCACTCTCACTTTCCTCCTCTATAATCTTGTGACTAATCCAGACTCCCTGGAAAAGCTGGTTGAGGAGATTGACACAAACTTCCCTCCTGAT actCCCATCACATACGATGCATTGATGAAAATGGATTACTTGGAAATGGCCATCAACGAATCAATGCGTCTCCTTCCCACTGCCCCACGCTTAGAGAGGTCCTGTAAGAAGACTGTGGAGATCAATGGTGTAACAATACCAAAAGACACTCTAGTTGGAATTCCTACATATGTTTTATGCCGTGACCCACAGCTCTGGGATTCTCCTGATGAGTTCAGACCGGAGAG GTTCAGCCCAGAGAATAAATCAGAGGTTAACCAGTACGCTTTCTTGCCTTTTGGACTCGGGCCTCGAAATTGCATTGGAATGAGATTTGCCCTAATGATCATGAAACTGCTTGTTGTGAAGCTTCTTCAGAACTTCACTGTGGAAACGTGTAAAGAGACACAG ATCCCTCTGGAGCTGAATGTTATGTTTCAGCCAAAGGTTCCCATCACACTGAAGTTTAAACCAAGATCTCACaaggaaaaacaataa
- the LOC137012551 gene encoding cytochrome P450 3A40-like isoform X1: MIDLSSLSVTWSLVVLVITLLFIYGVWPHGFFKKLGIPGPRPWPFVGTLLSYTKGLCNFDMECAKKYGKVWGIYDGRLPILMVTDLEMIKAIMVKDCYSTFTNRRIRKVDLAGPFGDGIIMVRDEKWKRIRSSLSPYFTSGRLKEIFPIAVTHADRFIKNMQKRDHEQPVKIKEVFAPYSLDVVTSSSFSVDIDSINNPDDPFVINIKKFVQFNVFSPLFLLILMFPSFAILLSKLGITLLSKSSMDFFYSVLRKIKDEHKESDGRVDFLKLMIQNQIPDDQAKDDTSEQPAKGLTDHEILSQSFVFILGGYETTSTTLTFLLYNLVTNPDSLEKLVEEIDTNFPPDTPITYDALTKMDYLEMAINESMRLLPTAPRLERSCKKTVEINGVTIPKDTLVGIPTYVLCRDPQLWDSPDEFRPERFSPENKSEVNQYAFLPFGLGPRNCIGMRFALMIMKLLVVKLLQNFTVETCKETQIPLELNVIFQPKVPITLKFKPRSHKEKQ, translated from the exons ATGATTGACCTCTCATCTCTGTCTGTGACCTGGAGTCTGGTGGTTCTGGTCATAACTCTCCTGTTtat TTATGGTGTTTGGCCACATGGATTTTTCAAAAAACTGGGAATTCCAGGACCAAGACCTTGGCCTTTCGTTGGCACACTTCTCTCATACACTAAA GGTTTGTGTAATTTTGATATGGAGTGTGCTAAGAAGTATGGAAAAGTTTGGGG GATTTATGATGGAAGACTCCCAATACTAATGGTCACTGACCTGGAAATGATCAAAGCAATTATGGTGAAAGATTGTTATTCTACCTTCACTAACAGAAGA ATTAGAAAAGTAGACCTGGCTGGCCCCTTTGGTGACGGTATTATTATGGTTAGAGATGAGAAATGGAAGAGAATCCGCAGTTCACTCTCCCCGTATTTCACAAGCGGACGACTGAAGGAG aTATTTCCCATAGCTGTGACACATGCAGATCGttttattaaaaacatgcaaaagcGAGACCACGAGCAGCCAGTTAAAATAAAAGA AGTTTTCGCTCCATACAGTTTGGATGTCGTCACCAGCTCCTCCTTTAGCGTTGACATCGACTCCATAAACAACCCGGATGATCCTTTCGTTATTAACATCAAGAAGTTTGTCCAGTTTAATGTCTTCAGTCCTCTCTTTCTGCTAATAC ttatGTTTCCCTCTTTTGCAATTCTTTTGAGCAAATTGGGTATAACTCTTTTGTCGAAGTCGTCTATGGATTTTTTCTACAGTGTCCTGAGAAAGATTAAGGACGAGCACAAGGAATCAGAT GGTCGAGTAGATTTTCTCAAGCTCATGATCCAGAATCAAATCCCTGATGATCAAGCTAAGGACGATACAAGTGAACAACCAGCAAAAG GACTAACCGATCATGAGATTCTCTCCCAGTCCTTTGTTTTCATCCTCGGAGGTTATGAGACTACAAGCACCACTCTCACTTTCCTCCTCTATAATCTTGTGACTAATCCAGACTCCCTGGAAAAGCTGGTTGAGGAGATTGACACAAACTTCCCTCCTGAT actccCATCACATACGATGCATTGACGAAAATGGATTACTTGGAAATGGCCATCAACGAATCAATGCGTCTCCTTCCCACTGCCCCTCGCTTAGAGAGGTCCTGTAAGAAGACTGTGGAGATCAATGGTGTAACAATACCAAAAGACACTCTAGTTGGAATTCCTACATATGTTTTATGCCGTGACCCACAGCTCTGGGATTCTCCTGATGAGTTCAGACCGGAGAG GTTCAGCCCAGAGAATAAATCAGAGGTTAACCAGTACGCTTTCTTGCCTTTTGGACTCGGGCCTCGAAATTGCATTGGAATGAGATTTGCCCTAATGATCATGAAACTGCTTGTTGTGAAGCTTCTTCAGAACTTCACTGTGGAAACGTGTAAAGAGACACAG ATCCCTCTGGAGctgaatgttatttttcagcCGAAGGTTCCCATCACACTGAAGTTTAAACCAAGATCTCACaaggaaaaacaataa
- the LOC137012551 gene encoding cytochrome P450 3A40-like isoform X2, whose protein sequence is MDFSKNWEFQDQDLGLSLAHFSHTLKIYDGRLPILMVTDLEMIKAIMVKDCYSTFTNRRIRKVDLAGPFGDGIIMVRDEKWKRIRSSLSPYFTSGRLKEIFPIAVTHADRFIKNMQKRDHEQPVKIKEVFAPYSLDVVTSSSFSVDIDSINNPDDPFVINIKKFVQFNVFSPLFLLILMFPSFAILLSKLGITLLSKSSMDFFYSVLRKIKDEHKESDGRVDFLKLMIQNQIPDDQAKDDTSEQPAKGLTDHEILSQSFVFILGGYETTSTTLTFLLYNLVTNPDSLEKLVEEIDTNFPPDTPITYDALTKMDYLEMAINESMRLLPTAPRLERSCKKTVEINGVTIPKDTLVGIPTYVLCRDPQLWDSPDEFRPERFSPENKSEVNQYAFLPFGLGPRNCIGMRFALMIMKLLVVKLLQNFTVETCKETQIPLELNVIFQPKVPITLKFKPRSHKEKQ, encoded by the exons ATGGATTTTTCAAAAAACTGGGAATTCCAGGACCAAGACCTTGGCCTTTCGTTGGCACACTTCTCTCATACACTAAA GATTTATGATGGAAGACTCCCAATACTAATGGTCACTGACCTGGAAATGATCAAAGCAATTATGGTGAAAGATTGTTATTCTACCTTCACTAACAGAAGA ATTAGAAAAGTAGACCTGGCTGGCCCCTTTGGTGACGGTATTATTATGGTTAGAGATGAGAAATGGAAGAGAATCCGCAGTTCACTCTCCCCGTATTTCACAAGCGGACGACTGAAGGAG aTATTTCCCATAGCTGTGACACATGCAGATCGttttattaaaaacatgcaaaagcGAGACCACGAGCAGCCAGTTAAAATAAAAGA AGTTTTCGCTCCATACAGTTTGGATGTCGTCACCAGCTCCTCCTTTAGCGTTGACATCGACTCCATAAACAACCCGGATGATCCTTTCGTTATTAACATCAAGAAGTTTGTCCAGTTTAATGTCTTCAGTCCTCTCTTTCTGCTAATAC ttatGTTTCCCTCTTTTGCAATTCTTTTGAGCAAATTGGGTATAACTCTTTTGTCGAAGTCGTCTATGGATTTTTTCTACAGTGTCCTGAGAAAGATTAAGGACGAGCACAAGGAATCAGAT GGTCGAGTAGATTTTCTCAAGCTCATGATCCAGAATCAAATCCCTGATGATCAAGCTAAGGACGATACAAGTGAACAACCAGCAAAAG GACTAACCGATCATGAGATTCTCTCCCAGTCCTTTGTTTTCATCCTCGGAGGTTATGAGACTACAAGCACCACTCTCACTTTCCTCCTCTATAATCTTGTGACTAATCCAGACTCCCTGGAAAAGCTGGTTGAGGAGATTGACACAAACTTCCCTCCTGAT actccCATCACATACGATGCATTGACGAAAATGGATTACTTGGAAATGGCCATCAACGAATCAATGCGTCTCCTTCCCACTGCCCCTCGCTTAGAGAGGTCCTGTAAGAAGACTGTGGAGATCAATGGTGTAACAATACCAAAAGACACTCTAGTTGGAATTCCTACATATGTTTTATGCCGTGACCCACAGCTCTGGGATTCTCCTGATGAGTTCAGACCGGAGAG GTTCAGCCCAGAGAATAAATCAGAGGTTAACCAGTACGCTTTCTTGCCTTTTGGACTCGGGCCTCGAAATTGCATTGGAATGAGATTTGCCCTAATGATCATGAAACTGCTTGTTGTGAAGCTTCTTCAGAACTTCACTGTGGAAACGTGTAAAGAGACACAG ATCCCTCTGGAGctgaatgttatttttcagcCGAAGGTTCCCATCACACTGAAGTTTAAACCAAGATCTCACaaggaaaaacaataa
- the LOC137017787 gene encoding cytochrome P450 3A40-like isoform X1, with amino-acid sequence MIDLSSLSVTWSLVVLVITLLFIYGVWPHGFFKKLGIPGPRPWPFVGTFLSYTKGLCNFDMECAKKYGKVWGIYDGRLPILMVTDLEMIKAIMVKDCYSTFTNRRDTNADLAGPFADGITVVKDERWKRIRGSLSPYFTSGRLKEIFPIAVTHADRFIKNMQKRDHEQPVKIKEVFAPYSLDVVTSSSFSVDIDSINNPDDPFVTNIKKFFQFSLFSPLILLLTLFPSIAILLGKMGISLFSRSSMDFFYNALRKIKDEHNRKSDGRVDFLKLMIQNQIPDDQAKDDTSEQPAKGLTDHEILSQSFVFILGGYETTSTTLTFLLYNLVTNPDSLEKLVEEIDTNFPPDTPITYDALTKMDYLEMAINESMRLLPTAPRLERSCKKTVEINGVTIPKDTLVGIPTYVLCRDPQLWDSPDEFRPERFSPENKSEVNQYAFLPFGLGPRNCIGMRFALMIMKLLVVKLLQNFTVETCKETQIPLELNVIFQPKVPITLKFKPRSHKEKQ; translated from the exons ATGATTGACCTCTCATCTCTGTCTGTGACCTGGAGTCTGGTGGTTCTGGTCATAACTCTCCTGTTTAT TTACGGTGTTTGGCCACATGGATTTTTCAAAAAACTGGGAATTCCAGGACCAAGACCTTGGCCTTTCGTTGGCACATTTCTCTCATACACTAAA GGTTTGTGTAATTTTGATATGGAGTGTGCTAAGAAGTATGGAAAAGTTTGGGG GATTTATGATGGAAGACTCCCAATACTAATGGTCACTGACCTGGAAATGATCAAAGCAATTATGGTGAAAGATTGTTATTCTACCTTCACTAACAGAAGA GATACAAATGCAGACCTGGCCGGCCCCTTTGCTGATGGAATAACTGTAGTTAAAGATGAGAGATGGAAACGAATTCGTGGTTCACTTTCTCCATACTTCACAAGTGGACGACTGAAGGAG aTATTTCCCATAGCTGTGACACATGCAGATCGttttattaaaaacatgcaaaagcGAGACCATGAGCAGCCAGTTAAAATAAAAGA AGTTTTCGCTCCATACAGTTTGGATGTCGTCACCAGCTCCTCCTTTAGCGTTGACATCGACTCCATAAACAACCCGGATGATCCTTTTGTTACTAACATCAAGAAGTTTTTCCAGTTCAGTCTGTTCAGTCCTCTTATTCTGCTCTTAA ctttatttcccTCCATTGCAATTCTTTTGGGAAAAATGGGGATAAGTCTTTTTTCAAGGTCGTCAATGGATTTTTTCTACAATGCCTTGAGAAAGATTAAGGACGAGCACAACAGGAAATCAGAT GGTCGAGTAGATTTTCTCAAGCTCATGATCCAGAATCAAATCCCTGATGATCAAGCTAAGGACGATACAAGTGAACAACCAGCAAAAG GACTAACCGATCATGAGATTCTCTCCCAGTCCTTTGTTTTCATCCTCGGAGGTTATGAGACTACAAGCACCACTCTCACTTTCCTCCTCTATAATCTTGTGACTAATCCAGACTCCCTGGAAAAGCTGGTTGAGGAGATTGACACAAACTTCCCTCCTGAT actccCATCACATACGATGCATTGACGAAAATGGATTACTTGGAAATGGCCATCAACGAATCAATGCGTCTCCTTCCCACTGCCCCTCGCTTAGAGAGGTCCTGTAAGAAGACTGTGGAGATCAATGGTGTAACAATACCAAAAGACACTCTAGTTGGAATTCCTACATATGTTTTATGCCGTGACCCACAGCTCTGGGATTCTCCTGATGAGTTCAGACCGGAGAG GTTCAGCCCAGAGAATAAATCAGAGGTTAACCAGTACGCTTTCTTGCCTTTTGGACTCGGGCCTCGAAATTGCATTGGAATGAGATTTGCCCTAATGATCATGAAACTGCTTGTTGTGAAGCTTCTTCAGAACTTCACTGTGGAAACGTGTAAAGAGACACAG ATCCCTCTGGAGctgaatgttatttttcagcCGAAGGTTCCCATCACACTGAAGTTTAAACCAAGATCTCACaaggaaaaacaataa
- the LOC137017787 gene encoding cytochrome P450 3A40-like isoform X2 — MDFSKNWEFQDQDLGLSLAHFSHTLKIYDGRLPILMVTDLEMIKAIMVKDCYSTFTNRRDTNADLAGPFADGITVVKDERWKRIRGSLSPYFTSGRLKEIFPIAVTHADRFIKNMQKRDHEQPVKIKEVFAPYSLDVVTSSSFSVDIDSINNPDDPFVTNIKKFFQFSLFSPLILLLTLFPSIAILLGKMGISLFSRSSMDFFYNALRKIKDEHNRKSDGRVDFLKLMIQNQIPDDQAKDDTSEQPAKGLTDHEILSQSFVFILGGYETTSTTLTFLLYNLVTNPDSLEKLVEEIDTNFPPDTPITYDALTKMDYLEMAINESMRLLPTAPRLERSCKKTVEINGVTIPKDTLVGIPTYVLCRDPQLWDSPDEFRPERFSPENKSEVNQYAFLPFGLGPRNCIGMRFALMIMKLLVVKLLQNFTVETCKETQIPLELNVIFQPKVPITLKFKPRSHKEKQ; from the exons ATGGATTTTTCAAAAAACTGGGAATTCCAGGACCAAGACCTTGGCCTTTCGTTGGCACATTTCTCTCATACACTAAA GATTTATGATGGAAGACTCCCAATACTAATGGTCACTGACCTGGAAATGATCAAAGCAATTATGGTGAAAGATTGTTATTCTACCTTCACTAACAGAAGA GATACAAATGCAGACCTGGCCGGCCCCTTTGCTGATGGAATAACTGTAGTTAAAGATGAGAGATGGAAACGAATTCGTGGTTCACTTTCTCCATACTTCACAAGTGGACGACTGAAGGAG aTATTTCCCATAGCTGTGACACATGCAGATCGttttattaaaaacatgcaaaagcGAGACCATGAGCAGCCAGTTAAAATAAAAGA AGTTTTCGCTCCATACAGTTTGGATGTCGTCACCAGCTCCTCCTTTAGCGTTGACATCGACTCCATAAACAACCCGGATGATCCTTTTGTTACTAACATCAAGAAGTTTTTCCAGTTCAGTCTGTTCAGTCCTCTTATTCTGCTCTTAA ctttatttcccTCCATTGCAATTCTTTTGGGAAAAATGGGGATAAGTCTTTTTTCAAGGTCGTCAATGGATTTTTTCTACAATGCCTTGAGAAAGATTAAGGACGAGCACAACAGGAAATCAGAT GGTCGAGTAGATTTTCTCAAGCTCATGATCCAGAATCAAATCCCTGATGATCAAGCTAAGGACGATACAAGTGAACAACCAGCAAAAG GACTAACCGATCATGAGATTCTCTCCCAGTCCTTTGTTTTCATCCTCGGAGGTTATGAGACTACAAGCACCACTCTCACTTTCCTCCTCTATAATCTTGTGACTAATCCAGACTCCCTGGAAAAGCTGGTTGAGGAGATTGACACAAACTTCCCTCCTGAT actccCATCACATACGATGCATTGACGAAAATGGATTACTTGGAAATGGCCATCAACGAATCAATGCGTCTCCTTCCCACTGCCCCTCGCTTAGAGAGGTCCTGTAAGAAGACTGTGGAGATCAATGGTGTAACAATACCAAAAGACACTCTAGTTGGAATTCCTACATATGTTTTATGCCGTGACCCACAGCTCTGGGATTCTCCTGATGAGTTCAGACCGGAGAG GTTCAGCCCAGAGAATAAATCAGAGGTTAACCAGTACGCTTTCTTGCCTTTTGGACTCGGGCCTCGAAATTGCATTGGAATGAGATTTGCCCTAATGATCATGAAACTGCTTGTTGTGAAGCTTCTTCAGAACTTCACTGTGGAAACGTGTAAAGAGACACAG ATCCCTCTGGAGctgaatgttatttttcagcCGAAGGTTCCCATCACACTGAAGTTTAAACCAAGATCTCACaaggaaaaacaataa